One stretch of Variovorax sp. 54 DNA includes these proteins:
- a CDS encoding DUF3987 domain-containing protein: MNAPHFPADEIPGLLGNVVRERASSPKDAGIAGGIANGVASLVTQGVAQVKGHDGQVHNLSSATKVKAATGSGKSYHYVPLIAPIEDAILACQKQFPKHEVQLFSDSTVPAMGKPLSESPMAGWFTDEAGFALQSMKPAHYPLVVSYMDGRLIQRNRVAESGKANRPFFTILHLLQDTVADDITQRHGKVSQGCGFDARTRLVVVPSEWVGQEDITSMVDPDSSSQQQYATRIGELLNVTTANMESGMQNLPVHEFVPEAKRELLTMQRGCQSSQQDPLYASCADFLAKYPTHVIKLAASWHVFENQTGGISREYVERAGQVIEHHLNCWLYERSHHQRERREVADARVLYQYVVQMFGRRAIPYRELRSLAINVGLGSSVRRDNALSVLCENGYAAIDGRGLVKFFPDTRWLERVLNQPALGLYR; the protein is encoded by the coding sequence ATGAATGCACCTCATTTTCCTGCCGATGAGATTCCCGGTCTGCTGGGCAATGTGGTGCGTGAACGTGCCAGTTCGCCCAAAGATGCCGGCATCGCGGGTGGCATCGCGAACGGGGTTGCCTCGCTGGTCACGCAAGGCGTAGCCCAGGTCAAGGGCCACGATGGCCAAGTTCACAACCTTTCGTCCGCTACCAAAGTCAAGGCTGCCACGGGTTCAGGCAAGAGCTATCACTATGTTCCCTTGATCGCACCAATCGAAGACGCCATCCTTGCTTGCCAGAAACAATTTCCAAAGCATGAGGTGCAGTTGTTCAGCGATTCGACTGTTCCGGCAATGGGTAAGCCGTTATCGGAAAGCCCGATGGCAGGTTGGTTTACCGACGAAGCGGGCTTTGCTCTGCAAAGCATGAAACCGGCTCACTATCCGCTTGTTGTCAGTTACATGGATGGCCGTCTCATCCAGCGGAACCGTGTCGCCGAGAGCGGCAAGGCCAATCGGCCGTTCTTTACGATCTTGCACCTGCTGCAAGACACCGTGGCTGATGACATCACACAACGCCACGGCAAGGTCAGCCAGGGTTGTGGTTTCGATGCGCGCACCCGTCTGGTGGTTGTCCCTTCGGAGTGGGTGGGGCAGGAGGACATCACCTCGATGGTGGATCCCGATAGTTCCAGCCAGCAGCAGTACGCGACTCGCATCGGCGAGCTATTGAATGTCACGACGGCCAACATGGAGTCGGGAATGCAAAACCTCCCCGTCCATGAGTTTGTGCCTGAAGCCAAGCGCGAGTTGTTGACCATGCAGCGAGGATGTCAGAGCAGTCAACAAGATCCGCTGTATGCCAGTTGCGCTGACTTTTTGGCGAAGTACCCAACCCATGTGATCAAACTGGCCGCGAGTTGGCACGTATTTGAGAATCAAACAGGTGGGATCAGCCGCGAATATGTCGAGCGCGCCGGACAGGTGATTGAGCACCACTTGAATTGCTGGCTTTATGAGCGAAGTCACCATCAGCGGGAGCGTCGAGAAGTGGCGGATGCCCGGGTGCTCTATCAATACGTAGTTCAGATGTTTGGTCGACGCGCGATCCCATATCGCGAGTTGCGTTCGCTGGCAATCAATGTCGGACTGGGCTCCTCGGTTCGCCGCGACAACGCCTTGTCGGTGCTTTGCGAGAACGGCTACGCGGCCATCGATGGCAGGGGATTGGTCAAATTCTTTCCCGACACCCGCTGGCTTGAGCGCGTCCTGAATCAACCCGCACTGGGTCTTTATCGCTAG
- a CDS encoding DUF932 domain-containing protein, with protein MAHLIENMAYAGATPWHLLGHQLPPKQPLEVWAQQAGMDWTICETPVNYMSERTGGLQALQSFEEQKVLYRSDTKAALSVVSSRYQVVQPQAVLEFYRDLTEVSGFEMETAGVLKAVRKCWALAHTGQRTVLKGSDAVDGYLLLATSCDGTLATTVTPTTVRVVCHNTLTMAISGARSNAIRVPHNTSFDADAIKLQLGIAVSQWDNFMHRMKALSERKVKSNEVEGYIQRVLYGPDELDQPTASNANAQPIPRALAARKVLQLYEGKGRGAELAAARGTAWGLLSAMTEYVDHERRARNREYRLDSAWFGQGAALKQRALDHALELTS; from the coding sequence ATGGCTCATCTCATCGAAAACATGGCCTACGCCGGTGCCACTCCCTGGCACTTGCTGGGCCACCAGCTCCCACCAAAGCAACCCCTAGAAGTCTGGGCCCAGCAGGCCGGTATGGACTGGACCATCTGCGAGACGCCCGTGAACTACATGAGCGAGCGCACTGGTGGGTTGCAGGCCCTCCAATCCTTCGAGGAACAGAAGGTTCTCTACCGCAGCGATACCAAGGCGGCTTTGTCGGTGGTCAGCAGTCGCTACCAAGTGGTCCAGCCCCAGGCAGTGCTCGAGTTCTATCGGGACCTCACCGAAGTCTCTGGCTTCGAGATGGAAACAGCTGGCGTCCTCAAGGCGGTCCGGAAATGCTGGGCCCTGGCGCACACCGGTCAGCGCACCGTGCTCAAAGGCTCGGACGCTGTCGACGGCTACCTGCTGCTCGCCACCTCCTGCGACGGCACCCTGGCCACCACCGTCACGCCGACAACCGTGAGGGTTGTTTGCCACAACACTCTCACAATGGCGATCAGCGGCGCGCGCAGCAACGCCATTCGAGTGCCACACAACACCAGCTTTGACGCCGACGCCATCAAACTCCAGTTGGGCATTGCTGTGTCGCAATGGGACAACTTCATGCATCGCATGAAGGCCCTGTCTGAGCGCAAGGTCAAGAGCAATGAAGTCGAAGGCTACATCCAACGCGTGCTCTACGGGCCGGACGAACTGGATCAGCCAACGGCGTCCAATGCCAATGCACAGCCCATACCGCGCGCGTTGGCGGCGCGGAAGGTTCTGCAACTGTACGAAGGCAAGGGCCGTGGCGCCGAACTCGCAGCCGCTCGGGGCACTGCCTGGGGCCTGCTGAGTGCAATGACCGAATACGTCGACCACGAACGACGTGCCCGCAACCGCGAGTACCGCCTTGACAGTGCCTGGTTCGGTCAGGGCGCCGCACTGAAGCAGCGAGCGCTGGACCACGCGCTTGAGCTCACTTCATGA
- a CDS encoding DUF7227 family protein, with product MSISIMARAHARPNSARPLQERSNRSHRTSPQQDVCTYHLVRISRNRKTGPIPVTTTSANSCPPTCSFKGNGCYAESGPLAIPPTTAPEPGVKSNGTAAVGLPIVRGQVTMKCASGTTMTAVTESTGTWQTAARNSDYPCVIQVSGGTAGGVERTTSLYSIASGPGVSNITPLTDLIVAALSGQEPGAWFASATNGALSGAITPVGLSDALGKVKSAVATLPGKLSLPDGFDPITTGFNATKGDAADGLLEVYGVALTTAGVTQADAGRAAASGTALTKEAFSLTAYTTPNLTAIKMGTSKNLDDTFGISILDLNRGNYTVKASIDADGNLRALSAGSSFNGYVSLLGNRIGQLCTANKGGMDPTMASQYAYVSSELTEVTDATELFGKNFVEYEDCASYGTSEIRADGAFIFTETASGNSNTPDLNFAQAMASNGRVNAENGSVIRGKVYKYVVGGATTYVYLIVSTKQGTSMPALNGETDYVVMGVSLQP from the coding sequence TTGTCCATTTCAATCATGGCGCGGGCACACGCTCGCCCGAACTCAGCACGGCCGCTTCAAGAGCGTTCGAATCGTTCTCATAGAACTTCTCCTCAACAGGATGTCTGCACCTATCACCTGGTGCGCATCAGCCGCAACCGCAAGACCGGTCCTATCCCGGTGACAACCACGAGTGCGAACTCTTGCCCACCGACATGCAGCTTCAAGGGCAACGGCTGCTACGCCGAAAGCGGTCCATTGGCTATCCCTCCCACGACCGCTCCTGAACCTGGAGTGAAATCCAATGGCACTGCCGCCGTTGGCCTTCCTATCGTCCGTGGTCAGGTGACCATGAAGTGCGCCTCCGGCACCACCATGACGGCGGTCACGGAAAGCACTGGGACTTGGCAGACGGCCGCGCGCAACAGCGACTACCCATGTGTCATCCAGGTGTCCGGCGGCACGGCCGGCGGCGTCGAACGCACGACCTCGCTGTACTCGATCGCCAGCGGTCCTGGCGTTTCCAACATCACGCCTCTGACCGACCTGATCGTGGCCGCTTTGAGCGGGCAAGAACCTGGGGCTTGGTTTGCCAGTGCCACCAATGGCGCGTTGAGTGGCGCGATCACGCCGGTAGGGCTCTCGGATGCCCTCGGCAAGGTCAAGTCGGCCGTCGCGACTTTGCCGGGCAAGCTGAGCCTGCCTGACGGTTTCGATCCGATCACTACCGGCTTCAATGCAACCAAAGGTGATGCAGCCGACGGTCTTCTCGAGGTCTATGGTGTTGCTCTGACGACTGCTGGGGTCACGCAAGCCGATGCGGGCAGGGCTGCTGCATCTGGTACGGCGCTGACGAAAGAAGCGTTCTCGCTGACGGCGTACACCACGCCGAACTTGACCGCGATCAAGATGGGCACTTCCAAAAATCTGGATGACACGTTCGGCATCTCGATTCTCGACCTGAACCGAGGCAACTACACCGTGAAGGCCAGTATCGATGCTGATGGCAATCTGAGGGCATTGAGTGCCGGCAGTTCGTTCAACGGGTATGTGTCGCTCCTAGGCAATCGTATCGGTCAACTGTGCACGGCCAACAAGGGAGGAATGGATCCCACGATGGCCAGCCAATACGCCTATGTGTCCTCGGAACTGACAGAGGTCACGGATGCCACTGAGTTGTTCGGAAAGAACTTCGTGGAATACGAAGACTGCGCTTCCTACGGCACTTCGGAAATCCGTGCGGATGGCGCGTTCATCTTCACCGAAACGGCATCGGGTAACAGCAATACCCCTGATCTGAACTTTGCACAGGCAATGGCCAGTAATGGTCGCGTCAATGCGGAAAATGGCTCGGTGATTCGTGGCAAGGTCTACAAGTACGTAGTCGGCGGGGCGACCACGTATGTCTATCTGATCGTCAGCACCAAGCAAGGGACCTCAATGCCTGCGCTGAATGGCGAGACTGACTATGTCGTGATGGGCGTTTCTCTGCAGCCTTGA
- a CDS encoding SIR2 family protein, which yields MSPQHVIDSFIKEFVQDLHNDSAAIFAGAGMSKGSGYVDWPELLRDIAKELGLNVDKEYDLISLAQFHVNTRRTSDGLAKKILQEFSEQAESSEVHDIIARLPIRSFWTTNYDSLIEDALRKAFRVPDVKYLVDHLTIARPKRDAIVYKMHGDVHLPQQAVIYKEQYEKYYITHAPFITALSGDLISKTFLFIGFSFTDPNLDYVLSRLHGGTTKRNHYCFMREAQRTADEDDELFHYKHRKQELRIEDLKRFGIQTLLVDNYSDINEILKKIEALYRKRTVFFSGSAEEYGTWSRRDAMDFVHNVAANCVEANCRVVNGFGWGIGSAVINGALEAIYGKPEKYSEAQLIVRPFPQQGENLPALWEQYRQRMISLAGIALFFFGNKLDGGNLVNANGVRREFEIALQHELLPIPVAATGFMAEELWKDIAADLDKYYGNFKWVIPMVEKLVDPKTPHKEMVRAIIDIVKQLNR from the coding sequence ATGTCGCCGCAACACGTCATTGATAGCTTTATCAAGGAATTCGTCCAGGACCTGCACAATGACAGTGCGGCGATCTTTGCTGGCGCAGGTATGTCCAAGGGCAGCGGCTATGTGGACTGGCCGGAGTTGCTGCGAGACATCGCCAAAGAACTTGGGCTGAACGTCGACAAGGAATACGACCTCATCTCGCTAGCCCAGTTCCATGTGAATACGCGGCGGACCAGCGATGGCCTAGCCAAGAAAATCCTGCAGGAATTCTCCGAGCAGGCAGAGTCATCCGAGGTGCACGACATTATCGCGCGCCTGCCCATCCGCAGCTTCTGGACAACCAACTACGATAGCTTGATCGAGGACGCGCTGCGCAAAGCCTTTAGGGTGCCGGACGTCAAGTACCTAGTGGATCACCTGACCATCGCTAGGCCCAAGCGCGACGCCATCGTCTACAAGATGCATGGCGACGTTCACCTACCCCAACAGGCGGTCATCTATAAGGAGCAATACGAGAAGTACTACATCACCCACGCGCCTTTCATTACGGCGCTGAGCGGCGACCTCATCTCCAAGACCTTCCTGTTCATCGGCTTCAGCTTCACCGACCCAAACCTCGACTACGTCCTGAGCCGGCTGCACGGCGGAACCACCAAGCGCAACCATTACTGCTTCATGCGCGAGGCCCAGCGCACCGCGGATGAGGATGACGAACTCTTCCACTACAAGCACCGCAAGCAAGAGCTGCGCATTGAGGACCTCAAGCGCTTCGGCATCCAGACACTACTGGTCGACAACTACTCGGACATCAACGAAATCCTGAAGAAGATCGAAGCCCTGTACCGGAAGCGGACTGTGTTCTTCTCGGGCAGCGCCGAGGAGTACGGTACGTGGTCCCGGCGAGACGCGATGGACTTTGTCCACAACGTGGCAGCGAACTGTGTCGAGGCGAACTGCCGCGTAGTCAACGGTTTCGGCTGGGGCATCGGTAGCGCCGTTATCAACGGTGCCTTAGAAGCCATCTACGGAAAACCGGAGAAGTATTCCGAGGCGCAGCTGATCGTCCGGCCATTCCCCCAGCAGGGCGAGAACTTGCCCGCGCTGTGGGAGCAGTACCGACAGCGAATGATCAGCCTGGCCGGCATCGCGCTGTTCTTTTTTGGAAACAAGCTCGATGGCGGAAACCTGGTCAACGCCAACGGCGTCAGGCGTGAGTTCGAGATTGCGCTGCAGCATGAACTCCTGCCCATCCCCGTCGCCGCCACCGGCTTCATGGCCGAAGAGCTCTGGAAAGACATCGCGGCAGACTTGGACAAGTACTACGGTAATTTCAAATGGGTTATTCCGATGGTCGAAAAGCTCGTCGACCCGAAAACCCCGCACAAGGAGATGGTCAGAGCGATCATCGATATCGTCAAACAACTAAACCGCTAA
- a CDS encoding DUF3304 domain-containing protein, protein MATANLSAYNHTPNYIHEYWVNNQFDANVFAYGGGGSFVCCIVYPQRWTPGLTAAVRWSTSNSDPKGPLNKARHEKTVPVDRYDRPGSTMNVHFLPDNEVRLVISNGDAYVSNYPGSPGPKKPAGFKF, encoded by the coding sequence ATGGCCACGGCGAACCTGAGCGCCTACAACCACACACCAAACTACATCCACGAGTACTGGGTCAACAACCAGTTCGATGCCAACGTGTTTGCCTATGGCGGCGGCGGAAGCTTCGTTTGCTGCATCGTGTATCCGCAGCGATGGACGCCCGGTTTGACCGCGGCCGTCCGCTGGAGCACAAGCAACTCCGATCCGAAGGGACCGCTGAATAAGGCCCGGCACGAGAAGACCGTTCCGGTCGACCGCTATGACCGGCCCGGGTCGACGATGAACGTGCACTTCCTGCCTGACAACGAGGTTCGCCTGGTCATCAGCAATGGCGATGCCTATGTCTCCAACTATCCGGGGTCGCCCGGGCCCAAGAAGCCCGCGGGCTTCAAGTTTTGA
- a CDS encoding YqaJ viral recombinase family nuclease, whose amino-acid sequence MYTRAERLRTASLATTRRVALHLVSTSKRPGSAAIVDRQIDNSQPSEAGIGNRDAAAALEHDPFKSQIRLWMEKTGRQDLLHPVLVQDDSLGYWGRLLEPIVAAHYTNRTGRRIRQVNATQRHQKHPWMIATVTREVVDAPDVQLLECSCVGMDAAPLWAHGVPAYMRLRVMHLLAVTGQRAADVVVLLGGQDLQIYRIERDEAEIAWLIRQEQVFWRSVECGQAPPSRDEDMPVFVPVS is encoded by the coding sequence ATGTACACACGTGCTGAACGTTTGCGAACTGCGAGCCTCGCAACCACAAGGCGCGTCGCACTGCACCTGGTTTCAACGTCAAAAAGACCCGGATCGGCGGCGATCGTTGATCGCCAGATCGACAATTCCCAGCCCTCGGAAGCCGGCATCGGAAACCGCGATGCCGCCGCTGCCCTCGAACACGATCCCTTCAAATCCCAGATCCGTCTCTGGATGGAGAAGACAGGGCGCCAAGACCTGTTGCACCCAGTGCTGGTCCAGGACGATAGCCTCGGGTACTGGGGGCGCTTGCTCGAGCCGATCGTAGCAGCGCATTACACCAACAGGACCGGGCGCAGGATCCGGCAAGTCAACGCCACGCAGCGGCACCAAAAGCACCCGTGGATGATCGCTACCGTCACGCGCGAGGTGGTGGACGCACCCGATGTCCAGCTTCTTGAGTGCTCGTGTGTCGGCATGGACGCCGCGCCCCTGTGGGCTCACGGCGTCCCGGCGTACATGCGGCTTCGGGTCATGCATTTGCTTGCTGTCACGGGTCAACGCGCCGCCGATGTGGTCGTGCTGCTGGGCGGCCAGGACCTGCAGATCTATCGCATCGAGCGCGACGAGGCCGAGATCGCATGGCTGATCAGGCAGGAGCAGGTGTTCTGGCGCAGTGTCGAATGCGGTCAGGCCCCACCTTCGCGGGATGAGGATATGCCGGTGTTCGTGCCGGTGTCCTGA
- a CDS encoding toll/interleukin-1 receptor domain-containing protein: protein MTIAQYDLRNAAARNFFAKNQRSRGYLQKAGFLCHSHKDRELALGLQQWLKEQGMDLYIDWQDASMPESPDATTAARIRTVIRGSDVFLFLATSNSMGSRWCPWELGFADGVMRNEQIAVIATRDASGNHYGNEYLQLYRRIDQAAVGGSLYWYQKGSQSPQTLASF, encoded by the coding sequence ATGACGATCGCTCAGTACGATTTGAGGAACGCGGCAGCGAGAAACTTTTTTGCCAAGAACCAGCGAAGCAGGGGCTATTTGCAGAAGGCGGGCTTTCTATGCCACAGCCACAAAGACCGGGAATTGGCGCTGGGCCTGCAGCAGTGGCTTAAGGAGCAGGGGATGGACCTCTACATCGACTGGCAGGATGCGTCGATGCCCGAGTCGCCCGATGCCACGACCGCGGCTCGCATCCGCACGGTGATTCGCGGCTCAGACGTTTTCCTGTTCCTTGCGACGAGCAATTCCATGGGCTCGCGCTGGTGCCCTTGGGAACTGGGTTTCGCCGACGGCGTAATGCGCAACGAGCAGATCGCGGTCATCGCAACGCGCGACGCCTCGGGCAACCACTATGGCAATGAGTATCTCCAGCTCTACCGGCGGATTGACCAGGCCGCAGTGGGTGGATCCTTGTATTGGTACCAAAAGGGATCGCAGTCGCCCCAAACTCTTGCAAGTTTCTAG
- a CDS encoding YagK/YfjJ domain-containing protein, giving the protein MVIPACREVLVQGGGIKVKSEIILELEKSLNMQTNPDGSLYRIGISIRPLSMLIEFMEQVIKGVSVKKLITHAPQLNRYARQYDRNMAFAPHLKLFFDVWARRRIDHLPLHEVCAKEFVPFVKALQEEGKRIDIKRKVRDWERSAKENSASVHHYLSYLHERYARLNVIRLDLHLNASACVSYAEARERHEQELGRMQQSYYALMDGTPDDEADEENLRAPLQLVAAKWRRLYDNMRGKRSLFSDKVGHIVCFEYARASGYHIHLILFFDGSKRTPDHEWLASKIGRYWDETITRGKGYHFNCNAQTYRNNGIGVVNYHDHEKRRNLLTAALYLAKAEQFICAKPSKGFKTFSPGQIPPEWAPGLGRPRSKGLQADGGMPLGA; this is encoded by the coding sequence ATGGTCATCCCTGCATGTCGAGAAGTGCTTGTTCAGGGGGGAGGAATTAAAGTGAAATCTGAAATAATTTTGGAATTGGAAAAATCTCTTAACATGCAAACCAATCCTGACGGATCGTTATATCGGATCGGCATAAGTATTAGACCTTTGAGTATGTTAATTGAATTCATGGAGCAGGTGATCAAAGGCGTTAGCGTAAAAAAGCTGATCACGCACGCACCGCAACTCAATCGCTACGCGCGGCAGTACGATCGCAATATGGCTTTTGCACCTCATTTGAAGCTATTCTTCGATGTGTGGGCAAGACGGAGAATCGATCATTTGCCGCTGCATGAGGTTTGCGCCAAAGAATTTGTACCTTTCGTCAAAGCACTGCAAGAGGAGGGCAAGCGCATCGACATCAAGCGCAAGGTGCGCGATTGGGAACGCAGTGCAAAAGAAAATTCTGCGAGCGTTCACCACTACTTGAGTTACCTACATGAGCGCTATGCCCGGCTGAATGTTATTCGACTGGACTTGCACTTGAACGCATCAGCATGTGTCAGCTACGCGGAGGCTCGAGAAAGACACGAGCAGGAATTGGGGCGAATGCAGCAGTCCTATTACGCGCTGATGGACGGTACGCCAGATGATGAAGCCGATGAGGAGAACCTGCGCGCTCCGCTGCAACTGGTTGCCGCGAAGTGGCGTCGTCTGTATGACAACATGCGAGGAAAGCGATCCTTATTCAGTGACAAGGTAGGTCATATCGTGTGCTTCGAATACGCACGTGCTAGCGGCTACCATATTCATCTGATCTTGTTCTTTGATGGGTCGAAGCGCACGCCAGATCATGAATGGCTGGCAAGTAAAATTGGTCGGTACTGGGACGAAACAATCACTCGAGGAAAGGGCTATCACTTCAATTGCAATGCCCAGACGTATCGCAACAACGGCATTGGTGTCGTGAACTATCACGACCACGAAAAGCGGCGGAACTTGTTGACAGCCGCGCTGTACCTTGCGAAGGCGGAGCAGTTCATTTGTGCCAAGCCCTCCAAGGGCTTCAAAACCTTCAGTCCCGGACAAATTCCTCCCGAGTGGGCGCCAGGGCTGGGGCGACCTCGCAGTAAGGGCCTTCAAGCTGATGGTGGCATGCCCTTGGGGGCATGA
- a CDS encoding helix-turn-helix transcriptional regulator, translating into MQHRMVSLAGVLEKLSKSRSSVYDMLNPRSKYFDKEFPQPVRLGQRSVRWFEDELDGYLTSRPRSRHELIKQGSAK; encoded by the coding sequence ATGCAACATCGCATGGTAAGTCTCGCGGGTGTCTTGGAAAAATTGTCCAAGAGTCGGTCGTCTGTGTACGACATGCTCAACCCTCGCAGCAAGTATTTCGACAAAGAATTCCCACAACCCGTCCGCCTTGGCCAGCGCTCCGTGCGCTGGTTTGAGGACGAACTGGATGGGTACCTCACCTCTCGCCCGCGTTCGAGGCACGAGCTTATCAAGCAGGGGAGTGCGAAATGA
- a CDS encoding glutathione S-transferase family protein, with amino-acid sequence MITLYDCATAPSPRRARILLAEKGVAHATIDVDLRSGEQLSEAFRRLNPQCTVPVLLTQEGLRLADNAAITAYLEARFPEPPLLGSTPQEKAEIASWNWRVEFEGLMGIAEAIRNSSPAMANRALPGPVDYPQIPELAQRGLARVQHFFDTLDGQLAGSDFIAADRFSIADITAVVAVDFARVVKVQVGDARPHLQRWRRAMAQRPSMAPRLLGDASNAGG; translated from the coding sequence GTGATCACCCTCTACGACTGCGCCACGGCACCTAGCCCTCGCCGCGCGCGAATCCTGCTGGCCGAGAAGGGCGTCGCGCATGCAACGATCGATGTGGACCTGCGAAGTGGCGAACAACTCAGCGAGGCCTTCCGCCGACTGAATCCGCAATGCACCGTGCCAGTGCTTCTCACGCAGGAGGGGCTGCGGCTGGCCGACAACGCGGCCATCACCGCGTACCTGGAGGCCCGCTTTCCTGAGCCGCCGTTGCTGGGCAGCACACCACAGGAGAAGGCCGAGATCGCGAGCTGGAATTGGCGCGTCGAGTTCGAGGGGCTGATGGGAATCGCCGAAGCCATTCGCAACAGTTCCCCGGCCATGGCCAACCGCGCGCTGCCAGGGCCGGTGGACTATCCGCAGATCCCGGAACTGGCCCAGCGGGGCCTAGCGCGAGTGCAGCATTTCTTCGATACGCTCGACGGTCAACTGGCCGGCAGCGACTTCATTGCGGCCGATCGCTTCAGCATTGCCGACATCACCGCGGTCGTGGCGGTCGATTTCGCTCGGGTAGTGAAGGTCCAGGTCGGCGACGCGCGTCCGCACCTGCAGCGCTGGCGTCGGGCGATGGCGCAGCGCCCTTCGATGGCACCTAGACTCCTCGGCGATGCCAGCAACGCCGGAGGTTAA
- the yghU gene encoding glutathione-dependent disulfide-bond oxidoreductase, translated as MNDATSYTPPDVWSWNKESGGGFANINRPIAGPTHDRDLPVGRHPLQLYSLGTPNGVKVTVMLEELLQLGHRGAEYDAWLIRINEGEQFGSGFVAANPNSKIPALMDRDGPQPVRVFESGAILLYLAQKFGDAFFPTGGAQRAECLSWLFWQMGSAPFLGGGFGHFYAYAPTKIEYAIDRYAMEVKRQLDVLDRRLSEAAYLAGDEYSIADMAVWPWYGALAKGQLYESGEFLQVQQYTHVLRWTNEIAARPAARRGRRVNRTWGEPSSQLHERHDAADFETWTQEKL; from the coding sequence ATGAACGACGCCACTTCCTACACGCCGCCCGACGTTTGGTCCTGGAACAAAGAGAGCGGGGGAGGCTTCGCAAACATCAACCGCCCGATCGCGGGCCCGACCCACGACCGTGACCTGCCGGTGGGACGCCACCCGCTGCAGCTCTACTCGCTGGGCACGCCCAACGGCGTGAAGGTCACGGTGATGCTCGAGGAGTTGCTCCAACTCGGCCATCGCGGCGCCGAGTACGACGCGTGGCTGATCCGCATCAACGAGGGCGAGCAATTTGGCAGCGGCTTCGTCGCAGCCAATCCGAACTCGAAGATCCCGGCCTTGATGGACCGCGACGGGCCACAACCCGTGCGTGTGTTCGAGTCAGGGGCGATTCTCCTGTACCTGGCGCAGAAGTTCGGCGATGCCTTCTTTCCCACAGGTGGGGCACAGCGCGCCGAATGCCTGTCGTGGCTGTTCTGGCAGATGGGTAGCGCGCCCTTCCTGGGCGGCGGCTTCGGGCACTTCTACGCCTACGCGCCGACGAAGATCGAGTACGCCATCGATCGCTACGCGATGGAAGTGAAGCGCCAGCTCGATGTGTTGGATCGGCGCCTTTCGGAAGCCGCCTACCTGGCAGGGGACGAATACTCCATCGCCGACATGGCGGTATGGCCGTGGTACGGCGCTCTGGCAAAGGGTCAGCTCTACGAGTCGGGTGAGTTCTTGCAGGTGCAGCAATACACCCATGTGCTGCGCTGGACGAACGAGATCGCCGCGCGGCCGGCGGCGCGGCGTGGTCGCAGGGTCAATCGTACGTGGGGCGAGCCGTCCAGCCAGTTGCACGAGCGCCATGACGCGGCCGACTTCGAGACATGGACGCAGGAGAAGCTGTGA
- a CDS encoding TIR domain-containing protein, whose amino-acid sequence MARKVFFSFKYDDVHRAMNVRNSNVIGGVMKSGFIDKAEFEKVEREGDKAIKAWIDNQLSGTSVTVVLIGANTHRSKWVRYEIEQSIARGNGLLTIDISKIADMQGNTTDCCSLRASGYKHYLWNKDDGRSNLGAWVEAAAQAAGK is encoded by the coding sequence ATGGCTCGTAAGGTATTCTTTAGCTTCAAGTATGACGACGTGCATCGCGCCATGAATGTGCGAAATAGCAATGTTATCGGCGGCGTCATGAAATCGGGATTCATAGACAAGGCCGAGTTTGAAAAGGTCGAACGAGAAGGCGACAAGGCAATTAAGGCGTGGATCGATAACCAATTGAGTGGCACGTCCGTGACTGTGGTTCTTATCGGTGCGAACACCCACAGGAGCAAGTGGGTCCGCTACGAGATCGAGCAGAGCATCGCCCGCGGTAACGGCCTGCTGACCATCGACATCAGCAAGATCGCGGACATGCAGGGGAACACCACGGACTGCTGCTCTCTGCGCGCGAGCGGATACAAGCACTACCTCTGGAATAAGGACGATGGCCGGAGCAACCTGGGCGCTTGGGTTGAAGCGGCGGCACAGGCAGCCGGCAAGTAG